The DNA segment GCTCGCGGGCGGTAGCCCGGAGCCGCGGCGGGGGATCCGGTCGAGTACGTCCAGCGCAGGGCCGACCGCCCGGTCCGGAGCATCGCGGGCTCCCGCGAGCGCGAGGACGAGGGTGGCGGCCACCCACCCCAGCGTCTCGGCGGGCACGGCGGCGAGCGACTCGCGGACGACGCCGGCCGCTCGGCCGAAGCGTTCGAGGGTGAGGTACCTCTCGGCGACCTCGTTAGCAACTCACGAAGGAAGATCATGGGCACGCAGCGGCACCCGGGCTCAGTCGCCGGCGGACTGGCAGCCGAACGACAGGACGGTGGCGGCATCCACGTGCCGTTCCTCTCCGGGTTACGCGACGGCGTGAAGGAGTTCGGACACGCCTTCCGCCGTCCGGTAGGGCGTGAAGGCGGGGGTCAGATCACGGACGAGCTGAACGCATCGTGGAGCTCCGATTCGTTCAGCCAGGCGGAGTGCTTCGAGGGCGTCGGCAGCTGCAGCTTCGGGTTCCCGACGGCTGAGGTGGCCTTGCGCCCGGTAGGCGAGGAAGACTCCGCGGGTCTTGTCACGGCTGGCCGGCAGGAGCGCTTGGCCTTCGGCGATGAGGCGGTGTGCCTGGGTCGTGTCGCCGAGATCGAGCAGGCAGCGGCCCGCGTCGACGGCGAGGTCGGCGTCCGAGTACCAGGAGCACCAGGCGGGCAAGTCGCCGTTGTTTCCGGCACTGAGGAGGCGTTCGGCCGCGTGCAGGGAGTGTTGGGTTGCGCGGCGTTCGCCGAGCGCGGCCTGGGCGCGTGCCAGGCGCAGGTGCAGCAGCGAGCTGGCAGCGGGGTGGGTGGTGCGGCTGAGGGCCTTGGTGAGGATGCCGGCGGCGGTGGTGGGGTCGTTCCGCCAGGATGCCTGGTAGGCGAGGTCGCTGAGGAGGGCGGCGCCCATGTCCCGGTCGTTCCCGGCGTGGGCGTTGTGCAGCCCGGCGATCCAGTACCGGCTGGCGGCGCCGTGCTGGCCGTGGTCGAAGCGGATCCAGGCGACGGTCTGGGAGAGGCCGGCGGCGAGCTTGTGCAGGCGCGCTCCCAGGGGGCGGGTGTAGCGCTGCTCCTCGATCAGGTCGGTGACGCGGGCGAGGTGGGCGTCGTAGAGGGGTGCGAGGTGCTGGCGTTGTTCGGTGGCCAGCGTGTTGAGGCGTGCGCTGGTCTCCTCCAGCAGGGTCACGACGTCCTCGCCGACCGCGGCGCCGGGGCGAGGGGGGCTGGCGGCGAGAGCCGTGGGTTCGGTTCCGGCCCAGCTTCCGGCAAGGACGACGAGCGCGGATCCGGGGATGGTGCTGAGCAGGGTTCGACGGTCCATGGTGTGCAGGGCCTCTCGCAGAGCGGTCACGGTGTTGGCGTGGCCGAGCGGCACGACACCCCGGTCGACGCGAGGAAGCCAGGCAGGCCAGGTGGCAGGATCCACGTCATCTGCCGGGATGCCCAGGGCCTCCGCGATGTAGGTCTGGGAGACGGCGTCGGGCCGTACTTTGTTGACCTCCCACTTGCGCACCCGGGTCTTGTCCACGCCGGAGCGAAGCCCGTGACGACGGGCGGCGACGTGCACGGCCTCGGCGAACTCAACACGGTTGAGACCGCGCGCGATTCTGACGGCGGCCAGCGGGTGGGGTGTGCGCTCATCCTCGTCCACGACGAAATCCAATCAGGCAGGCACGGCCTGAGCGTACTGCCGCAGACAGCGGGACTCCCGCGGGACTCCCGTCAGCACCTGTGGCTGCACGCACAGTTGGCCGACACTCGATCATCCCAGCGACCTTTCGGGCGCTGTGGCGATTCGCCCCGGCTCCGTTTGCACGGTGTATCTGTGCGCACCCGGCTGCGTTCTTCGACGACGAGCGGGTGCCTTGTGAAAGGACTTCCTCAGTGATCAAGCAATCCTTGACGGTGGATGAAGTCGTCGGTGGCGTGGCCGACCGCTATGCCGCTCTCGGTTTCCAGACCCGTGGAGACCTCGGGCAGCACTTCCTTCGGACGATGGACTGCGCGCACGCCCTGCTGGAGCGGGCCGGTATACCGGCGGGAGCACAGGTGCTCGAGGTCGGTGCGGGGCTGGGCACGCTCTCCTCGGCGATCGCGTCCGCCGGACACCGCATCTGGGCGGTGGAGAAGGACGAGCGGCTGCGGGACCACCTGACGGAGCGGCTCGCCCCGTTCGGGGCCCGAGCCCGCGTCACCTTCGACGACGTACGCCGCGTCGACCTGGACGGCGGCCTGGACCTCGGCAGCGCGCTGGTCTCCATCATGCCGTTCGACCCCGATCTGTCCGCCGACCTGATCCGGCACGTGTTCGCCTGCCCCCGCGTGGAGTACGGACTCGTGGTCGTCCCCAGCGCCAGCTCCGTGCTGCTCAGCCGTCACGCGGACCTGGTGGTGGAGGAGGTCGACGGCATTGCCCGGGCCTCCTTCTGGCCGCCGGCTCCCACCGTGCTGCGGGTCCTCGCGGTCGGCCGGAGGTCGACGTGCAGCAGTTGATCGCCACGGGTTGCTTCCACTCCTCGCTGCCCGACGGCCGCCGTGCCCTGTCGGCGCTGCGCTCCGCGCGGAAGACCGGGGCACTCGTCGTCGACGCAGGTGACTTCTTCTCCGGGAGCGCCTTCCACGCCTTCTCCGGCGGCCGCGTGGAGGAAGGGCTTTTGGCCGAGCTGTACGACGCGGTGGTCCCCGGCAACCACGACCTCTCCGACTTGATGCGGCTGCGCCGCCCCGAGGCGTTTCCGCCGGTCGTCTGCGCCAACGTCTCTCCACCGGCCGCCTTCGCCGGCCGGTGGACGTCCGGGCTGCTGCTGCACGGTGCGGGCCTACGGGTCGGGATCGTCGGCTACCTGGGCGAACAGGCGTACGAGGCAATCCCTCAGGCCGAGCGTGCGGGTTTCACCTACCGGGCCCCGACGGCCATGCTGATCGCCGCCGAGGCCGAAGCGCTGCGGTCGGCCGGTGCCGATGTGGTGGTCGGGGTGAGCCACAGCGGCTTCCTGGTCGATGTCGCCGACCAGGAGGCCGAGTGGCCGCTGACCACGGTGATCTCCTCGCACTGCCACTCCCCGTGGACGCACTGGACGCAGGGGACCCGGCACGTGGCCAAGCCGGCCGCGCTGGGCGCCGGGCTGCTCCGCCTCGACCTCGGCGTCGACGGTCTGCTCAGCGTGCGCCACGACGCTCCCGCCGCGAGCGGCGGCGCGGAACAGCCGTTCATGGAAGCGGAGTTGAAGGCGTTCACGGCATGGGGGGATCAGCCTGTGGGCCGTCTCGCGACCGCCCTGCCCCGGCGAGAGGACGCCGCCCGCCTCTTGGCCGCCGGCGCGCTGCACGCGACGGGCGCCGACGCCTTCGTCCTCAACACCTACACGCTGCGAGCAGGACTGCCGTCCGAGGTGACCCGGGCGGCGCTGTGGGCCTGCGCGCCCTTCGACAGCGACCTCGTCGTGCTGGACGGCGCCCACTCGCCGCGTGCTCTGGCCGCGCGGGCTCGCGAGCTGGGCGAGGCCCTCACCGTCGCGCCGGCCCCGGCGGCCGCGGACCCGAGGCGCGTCGCCACCACGTCCTACCTCGCCGGGCGTCTGCGACTGCCCGCCCGGCCTCCCCTGACGCCGTGCACGCTGCACGGCGTCCTCACCGCCCACCTGGAGACGTTATGACCGATTTACTTCATCTGGATGCCCGCGAACTGACCTGCGGCCCGAGCGCACCGGACGCCTTCGCGCACGCCTTCGACGGCCCCGGGGCCGCGAGGGCGCTCGTCACCTTCGGGTCCGAGAACCACGACGGAAATCTGGACCTCGCGCTGAGTCTGCTGTCCGCCCTGGGCACGGTCCTGGCCCTCTACCCGGATCGGGGCTGCTGGGACGAGCTGACGGTCCGCGACGACGTCGACCCCGGCCGTACCCACGGCGTGGGCGAGAACCGGCTGCATGTCGACCTCGTCGACCGCGACCGCACCCCGCGCCTGATCGCCCTGTACTGCGTGCGCGCGGACCCGGCCGGCGGCGGCGCCTCCGCCCTGTCCGACCTCCGCACCGCTGCCGAGGACCTCGACGAGGCGGACCGCGATCTGCTGCGGCGGCCGGTCTTCTCCTACTTCACCGACCACGGGGTGCACGGCGTCGGTGAGGGCCTGGCCCGCTTCCCCGTCCTGCCCAGGCACCTCGACGACCGGGAACCGATCCGCTTCACCTCCAAGATGCTCCCCCACCTCCAGCGCGGCGAACTGGTGGACGGCGGCGCCCCCGAGCAAGTCGCAGCCGCGTTCGGTCGTCTCGTGGCTGCCGCCGAGGCGCGGCGTACCACCGTGCGGTTGCAGCCCGGCCAGCTCCTCGTCTTCGACCAGTGGCGCTACGCCCACGGCCGGATGCCGCTGGGCCCGGGCCAGCGCGACCTGCCGCCCGGCCAGCGCAGGCTGCTGAAGCAGGCATACGGCCACCGCTTTGAGGCGACCGGAGAAGCCCGATGATCCTCACCGGACCCGCGATCCGCGAAGCCGTCGCCAACGGGACGATCACCATCGACCCCTTCGAGCCCGAGCTGCTGAACCCCAACAGCTACAACTACCGGCTCGGCGACCAGCTGCAAGAACTCACGAGCAGGCCGGCCGATCCCACCGTGCCCGCCCGCACGCGCGCCATCGACCTGAGCGACGGCGGCTTCGTGCTCCAGCCGGGCACCGTCTACCTGGGCACGACCGTCGAGACGATCGGCAGCGAGGACTTCGTCACCAGCCTGATCGGCCGCTCCTCCCTCGGCCGGCTCGGCTGCTTCCTGCAGATCTCCGCCGACCTCGGCCAACTCGGCGCCGTGCACCGCTGGACGCTGGAGATCACCGTGGTCCAGCCGCTGCGGATCTACCCGGGTATGCGCGTGGGCCAGGTCTCCTTCTGGCGTCCGGCCGGCCACCGCTCCCCCTACCGCGGGCACTACGGCACCCTCAGCGTCCCCGCCGCCTGGTCGCCCCGCGCCGCCGCCGGCCACGGCGCGGCCCCCACCCCTCGCCTCCAGGAGGTGACCGCATGATCCTCACCGGCCCCGAGATCACGTCCCGCGTCAAGGACGGCCGCATCCGCATCGAACCCTTCGACACGAGCCACGCCCAGCCCAACTCCTACGACTTCCACCTCGGCGAGACCATCGGCTCCTACACCAGCCACATCCTGGACTGCGCCCGCGACAACGCCTTCGAACAGCAGCCCATCCCCACCGACGGGTTCGAACTGCAGCCCCACCGCATCTACCTGGCCGCCACCCGGGAGCGGATCGGCAGCGACCACTTTGTGCCGATCATCCGGGCCCGCTCCTCCATCGCCCGCCTGGGCCTGTTCGTCCACGTCACCGCCGACCTGATCGACCTCGGCTCCTTCGGTCAGCTCACCCTGCAACTGCACGCCGTGCAGCCGGTACGCATCTACCCCGGCATGCTGATCGGGCAGGTCACCTTCTGGGAGACGACCGGGGAACGCGTCCTGTACGAGGGCAAGTACCAGCACAGCAGCGGCCCGCAGCCCTCCAAGGCCCATCTCGACTTCGAGGACCGGTGAACACTCCCGCGGCCGTCGGCCGCGCACCGCACGGTCCCGACGGGCGGGGGGAGAAAGTGGTGGCCCTCGTTGCCCACCCCGACGACGCCGAGTTGCTGTGCTACGGAACGCTGCGCCGCGCCGCCCAGGCCGGGGCCACCGTGACCGTGGTCGTGGTCACCCACGGCGCGAACGGCGTCTCCCTGGCCGACGCCGCCGACGGCCGCCGCCTGGGCACCGACGAGCGGGCCGAAGAGGTCCGCGCGGCCTGGCGCTTAACCGGCATCCAGCTCACCTTCCTCGGTATGCCTGACGGGGCCCTGGTGGCCGACCGGCATCTCATCTCCGCCGTGGAGGCCGAACTGACCCGCCTGGGCTGCACGTTGCTGATCAC comes from the Streptomyces sp. SUK 48 genome and includes:
- a CDS encoding rRNA adenine N-6-methyltransferase family protein; the protein is MIKQSLTVDEVVGGVADRYAALGFQTRGDLGQHFLRTMDCAHALLERAGIPAGAQVLEVGAGLGTLSSAIASAGHRIWAVEKDERLRDHLTERLAPFGARARVTFDDVRRVDLDGGLDLGSALVSIMPFDPDLSADLIRHVFACPRVEYGLVVVPSASSVLLSRHADLVVEEVDGIARASFWPPAPTVLRVLAVGRRSTCSS
- the dcd gene encoding dCTP deaminase, translating into MILTGPEITSRVKDGRIRIEPFDTSHAQPNSYDFHLGETIGSYTSHILDCARDNAFEQQPIPTDGFELQPHRIYLAATRERIGSDHFVPIIRARSSIARLGLFVHVTADLIDLGSFGQLTLQLHAVQPVRIYPGMLIGQVTFWETTGERVLYEGKYQHSSGPQPSKAHLDFEDR
- a CDS encoding metallophosphoesterase encodes the protein MQQLIATGCFHSSLPDGRRALSALRSARKTGALVVDAGDFFSGSAFHAFSGGRVEEGLLAELYDAVVPGNHDLSDLMRLRRPEAFPPVVCANVSPPAAFAGRWTSGLLLHGAGLRVGIVGYLGEQAYEAIPQAERAGFTYRAPTAMLIAAEAEALRSAGADVVVGVSHSGFLVDVADQEAEWPLTTVISSHCHSPWTHWTQGTRHVAKPAALGAGLLRLDLGVDGLLSVRHDAPAASGGAEQPFMEAELKAFTAWGDQPVGRLATALPRREDAARLLAAGALHATGADAFVLNTYTLRAGLPSEVTRAALWACAPFDSDLVVLDGAHSPRALAARARELGEALTVAPAPAAADPRRVATTSYLAGRLRLPARPPLTPCTLHGVLTAHLETL
- a CDS encoding helix-turn-helix transcriptional regulator — encoded protein: MDEDERTPHPLAAVRIARGLNRVEFAEAVHVAARRHGLRSGVDKTRVRKWEVNKVRPDAVSQTYIAEALGIPADDVDPATWPAWLPRVDRGVVPLGHANTVTALREALHTMDRRTLLSTIPGSALVVLAGSWAGTEPTALAASPPRPGAAVGEDVVTLLEETSARLNTLATEQRQHLAPLYDAHLARVTDLIEEQRYTRPLGARLHKLAAGLSQTVAWIRFDHGQHGAASRYWIAGLHNAHAGNDRDMGAALLSDLAYQASWRNDPTTAAGILTKALSRTTHPAASSLLHLRLARAQAALGERRATQHSLHAAERLLSAGNNGDLPAWCSWYSDADLAVDAGRCLLDLGDTTQAHRLIAEGQALLPASRDKTRGVFLAYRAQGHLSRREPEAAAADALEALRLAERIGAPRCVQLVRDLTPAFTPYRTAEGVSELLHAVA
- a CDS encoding deoxycytidine deaminase codes for the protein MILTGPAIREAVANGTITIDPFEPELLNPNSYNYRLGDQLQELTSRPADPTVPARTRAIDLSDGGFVLQPGTVYLGTTVETIGSEDFVTSLIGRSSLGRLGCFLQISADLGQLGAVHRWTLEITVVQPLRIYPGMRVGQVSFWRPAGHRSPYRGHYGTLSVPAAWSPRAAAGHGAAPTPRLQEVTA
- a CDS encoding TauD/TfdA family dioxygenase, translating into MTDLLHLDARELTCGPSAPDAFAHAFDGPGAARALVTFGSENHDGNLDLALSLLSALGTVLALYPDRGCWDELTVRDDVDPGRTHGVGENRLHVDLVDRDRTPRLIALYCVRADPAGGGASALSDLRTAAEDLDEADRDLLRRPVFSYFTDHGVHGVGEGLARFPVLPRHLDDREPIRFTSKMLPHLQRGELVDGGAPEQVAAAFGRLVAAAEARRTTVRLQPGQLLVFDQWRYAHGRMPLGPGQRDLPPGQRRLLKQAYGHRFEATGEAR